A region of the Triticum dicoccoides isolate Atlit2015 ecotype Zavitan unplaced genomic scaffold, WEW_v2.0 scaffold242843, whole genome shotgun sequence genome:
TGTTTTTTAATACAACAAGCGACCTCATCAGTTTCCATTAAAGAAGCAGCCAATCGAACTTACAAGAGTTTTGAACCAAAAGGAAGCTAAAACAACTAAAGCAAGCTCGATAGGAAAGGGACCGTAACTTACTAATTACATGCACCAGGAAGCAGGATACCTCAACAACGACTCCAGGAAGCAACCTTTGCAAATTCAACATTCACATTCAATCCTGAGCACAACAGGGTTCCAACCATGGCATACTTCACATGTATTGCAAGAAAATCCTAGGTGTTCACCCCAGCATTAAACATATAATTAATTGTCATATAATAATCTATTATTTCATAACAAGGGGAAATGAACCTAGAATTTTAATTTGTTATGATAAATAAGACACGTCAGATTCCAAAAGAAGCAAATGAGATCATATTAGTGTGACAAATATAATATTGTCAATTATTCAGAAGGTAGAAAAACATTCACTGATTACAGACACACAATGGAATGACATATGCTCCATTTATTTTATAGATTAGGATGCATATCTAGGAACTCAACCATGTCCTTCACTTGTGCACTGGTCTTTGGGGTAATTAACAAATGTCTGTCTTAGTAGTGGTTGTTCTCCCAGAACTGAGCCTGGAGATAGTCTATTGTGTTCTTTTCCACCTGAAATGCCTTGGCAAGAACATCATCTGATATTGGTGGGTCTGACCCAAATACTGCATTGGCAATTGTGATAGCCCCTGGGTTCTGGCTGCTTAGCGCGGCAATTGCAACAGCAGGCAGGTGGGGGTTGGGGTTGAATTGGAAGTGGATGAGCCCCACGGGGAAGACAAACACATCACCTTTGTTGAGCACCTTGGAGAAGAACTTGTTTTTGTTGGGGGCGGGCTGGTTGGATGTCACAAAGCCAACGTACAGTGTTCCCTCGAGCACCGTGAGGATCTCAGTGGCGCGAGGGTGCGTATGTGGTGGGTTTTGGCCCAAGGGAGCATAGTCGATGCGCGCAATTGATATGCCGAGGGTGTTCAGTCCAGCAATCTGCATGACGTTGATCAAAGTGACGTTGGATCCAACCTTGTTTGGCACCCTAGGCTTGTCGAGGTTGGCCGCCTTGAAGAAGTCATCTGCATTGACCTCCATCGGGTTCTTGCAAACAAACCCATTGACACGGACTGGGGGCAAAAGAGATGTACATGTAAGCTCAGATTTTACATTGTTTCGACTCGCATATAATTACCAGAAATAGATTTCAACATATGTATTTGGTGAAAACATGATGACAAAACGGATAGTACCTGGTGAATTCATGTCGGCGACACAAAAGTCCTGGAGTGGGCTAGGATCAGAAGCAGTGGCCTGCCATGAGACTAACGCAAGAAGTGCAGCAAGGAGGAGAAAAGAAGAGGAGGATGCCATTTCGTTTTAGTGTC
Encoded here:
- the LOC119345488 gene encoding germin-like protein 8-11 — its product is MASSSSFLLLAALLALVSWQATASDPSPLQDFCVADMNSPVRVNGFVCKNPMEVNADDFFKAANLDKPRVPNKVGSNVTLINVMQIAGLNTLGISIARIDYAPLGQNPPHTHPRATEILTVLEGTLYVGFVTSNQPAPNKNKFFSKVLNKGDVFVFPVGLIHFQFNPNPHLPAVAIAALSSQNPGAITIANAVFGSDPPISDDVLAKAFQVEKNTIDYLQAQFWENNHY